Within Nocardia terpenica, the genomic segment GTTAGAGAATTCGAAACCTCGGCTATCCACGGTCCAATTGACCGGGGCTCGGAATTGTTGGACAGTCTCGCAACTTGTTTCCATGCGTCGTCGATATGATCGGTGATGTCGGCAGCGACAAGACGTCCGAGCATCCCCTTATTGACATATCCGTGCCGGGGAGGGTGGATCTCATCTGGGACTGCAAGAAATAGCGGTGGCCTAATGGCTTCCTGAAGTACCCGCGCGATGTCGTCAAGGTACTTCCAAGTGCCGCAGCTGACGCATAGGAGCCCTAGTTTCAGTGGACTCCTCCCTGATATGCTCTCGTTACGTTTGTAATCCCTGGCCATCTGGAACGCTGACTCGATCACATCGGCCGCTAATCTAATTCTCGCGTTCGCGCCATTATTGTAATTTCCAAGCTGAGTATGTTTTAACTCATGTTGCACAAGTTTCCATGCGCTGATTATCCAATCGTGCGAATTTCTTAACTGATAGTAATCTAACCTTCCAATAGAGTGGTGATGAGGTTCGATCACCTCATTCCAGTCGTTCGGTGGAGGAGTTCGGATCTCGGAGAGTCCCGAAGGCTCGTATAGGCACCTCTCAAGACTGTTGGCTAAGATAGTGGCTTGCTCACTCAGCTTGTTGAATAGAGTGATCATCGTCTCGGATCTCTCGCGCAGCCGTTGGTCAAACTCGCGGATGGTTCTCCGGGCTTCCTCCCCGTCCATTGGGTCATGATCCATCGACTTCGCCTACCACACAACCTTTGTGGAGGTACGTAGTCGGATCATCGGCTGGACCACCCCTAGCAGTGAGAGATCCGGCCTCCTAGGCTGACGCGGATGCATCGGCCGCGGAGCCACCCCCATGGACTGTGCGTCATATAGTGCGTATGCGACCGACGTACGGAGTCACTGAGGGGAGGCAGTATGGCTGATCGCGTAGACGTCGACCCGGTCGAGGTACACGCCGCGGCGAACTGGCTGGAAACGTCGGCTCACGAGGTCGCCGATGAGCTGGACAAGCTGATGCGCGAGGTCCGGGCATTCATCGGCGGCGACTGGCAAGGCAGCGCGGCCGGGGCGCATCACGATGCGTGGGACGACTGGGGAGAAGGTGCCCGCCAGGTCATCGCTGGTCTTGAACACGATGCCGCGGCGCTGCACCGGACTGCCGACAGCTTTGCAGGCACGGACCAGGGCAGTGCCGATGCGATTGGCGCAGTCGACCCCAAGGCGGTATAGGTGGACACCGGCAACTACCGCGTCGACCTGGACGGGATGCAGACCCTCATCGACAAGGCCGCTGGCCTAGAGAAGCGAATCGACGACCGACTGCGAGACATCCAGAAACGCATCAAGGACCTACACGTCGACTGGACCGGTCAAGCCGCGGCCGCTCACACCGAGGCCGCCGCAGAGTGGGTAGCCGGAGCCGCAAAGATGAACACCGCGCTCGGCGACCTCCGCAAGGCACTGGATCGGGCACGCGTGGCCTATCAGGCGGCTGGTCGGACCAACCACGGGATGTGGCCGCAGTGACACCCCCCACCGTGCCGGTGATCGTCTGCCGTGTCGACGAATATCATTCCGCTGGTGAGGTTTTCGGTCAGATGTCGACCGATGCAGTGACCACGCACTCGTCGT encodes:
- a CDS encoding WXG100 family type VII secretion target yields the protein MADRVDVDPVEVHAAANWLETSAHEVADELDKLMREVRAFIGGDWQGSAAGAHHDAWDDWGEGARQVIAGLEHDAAALHRTADSFAGTDQGSADAIGAVDPKAV
- a CDS encoding WXG100 family type VII secretion target translates to MDTGNYRVDLDGMQTLIDKAAGLEKRIDDRLRDIQKRIKDLHVDWTGQAAAAHTEAAAEWVAGAAKMNTALGDLRKALDRARVAYQAAGRTNHGMWPQ